The following nucleotide sequence is from Streptomyces sp. NBC_00239.
GTGGAGGGCCACCGGCAGTTCAACCCGGGCTGGCACCTGGCCCTGGACCTGCGGAACATGCTGCTGGTCAGCGAGTGCGTGGCCCGGGCGGCGCTGGAGCGCACCGAGAGCCGGGGCGGGCACACCCGCGAGGACTGCCCGGCCATGGAGCGCTCCTGGCGGCCGGTGAACCTGCTGTGCCGGCCGGTGACCGCCGATGACGGGAGTCCGTTGCCGGCGGACGCGGGCGGGGGAGCCCGGATCGAGCTCAGCAGGGTCCGCACCGAGCCCATCCGCCCCGATCTGCTCGCGCTGTTCGAGAAGGAAGAGCTGGTCAAGTACCTCGCCGAAGAGGAGCTGTACGGATGAGTACGTACGACGCGAGCTTCCGGGTGTGGCGGGGTGACACGGAGGGCGGCGAGCTGCGGGACTTCACGGTCGAGGTGCACGACGGGGAGGTGGTGCTCGACATCGTGCACCGGCTGCAGGCCACCCAGGCCTCGGACCTCGCCGTCCGCTGGAACTGCAAGGCGGGCAAGTGCGGTTCGTGCAGTGCCGAGATCAACGGGCGGCCGCGGCTGCTGTGCATGACCCGGATGTCGACCTTCGACCGGGCCGAGACGATCACCGTGACCCCGCTGCGGGCCTTCCCGGTCATCCGCGACCTGGTGACGGACGTGTCCTTCAACTACCGCAAGGCGCGGGAGATTCCGGCGTTCGTCCCGCCGGAGGGGGTGGCGCCGGGCGAGTACCGGATGCAGCAGGTGGACGTGGACCGCTCGCAGGAGTTCCGCAAGTGCATCGAGTGCTTCCTGTGCCAGGACACGTGCCATGTGGTCCGCGACCACGAGGAGAACAAGGAGGTCTTCGCGGGCCCGCGCTTCCTGATGCGGGTGGCGGAGCTGGACATGCACCCGCTGGACGCCGCCGCCGAGCAGGGCCTGGACCGCAAGCGCACCGCTCAGGAAGAGCACGGTCTGGGCTACTGCAACATCACCAAGTGCTGTACGGAGGTCTGCCCGGAGGGCATCAGGATCACCGACAACGCGCTGATCCCGCTGAAGGAGCGGGCGGTGGACCGTAAGTACGACCCGCTGGTCTGGCTGGGCAGCAGGATCCGCCGCCGGTCCGAACCCCGGGAGTGACCGAGGCGGTATTCAGCCTCGCCGGCGTTTGAGGCGCGGGTCCGGGCGGAGCCCGGTGCCCGGCGGAGCCGGGTTGTCCTTCTGGGGCTCCGCCCCAGACCCCGCGCCTCAAACGCCGGCGAGGCTGGATACGGCTGAGGTTCGCCTCAAACGCCGGCGAGGCTGGAGGTTGCCCCAGGGCACCGGCGAGGGGGGCCCGGCCAGGCCCCGCCTCAAACACCGG
It contains:
- a CDS encoding succinate dehydrogenase/fumarate reductase iron-sulfur subunit, which produces MSTYDASFRVWRGDTEGGELRDFTVEVHDGEVVLDIVHRLQATQASDLAVRWNCKAGKCGSCSAEINGRPRLLCMTRMSTFDRAETITVTPLRAFPVIRDLVTDVSFNYRKAREIPAFVPPEGVAPGEYRMQQVDVDRSQEFRKCIECFLCQDTCHVVRDHEENKEVFAGPRFLMRVAELDMHPLDAAAEQGLDRKRTAQEEHGLGYCNITKCCTEVCPEGIRITDNALIPLKERAVDRKYDPLVWLGSRIRRRSEPRE